The genomic DNA CGATCTGAACGCCGGCGAGGCCGATCGATCTGCATCGTTCAAGTTCGCGGATCGCGAGATCAACATCCTGCATCGGCACGGTCCCGAGCCCGGCAAACCGCCGCGGAAACTCGCCGACGATCTCCGCAATATGGTCGTTCAGGAAAGCCGCGATCTCGGCCCCGTCCTTCGGCTTCGTCCAATAGCTGAACATGACCGGCACGGTCGACAGCACCTGGACATTTACGCCAGACGCGTCACATTCCTCGATCCGCTTTTCCGCCGACCAGCAATTTTCCTCAACATCGCGAAACGCCACCCCATCATCGCGAACCATTCTGGCACAGCACGGCTTGTAATGGTCCAGCGAGATAAACCCGCCGTAGCCGAACCTATCCTTCCAACGTGGAATATCACGCGGCAAAATATGTGTGTGAACGTCGATCTTTAGCATTTTCGAGGAGTTGCTCGGGCTTTACCTATCTAGGTTTCCCAGCGTTGAGCAGACGTTCTTTCTTTCGGAGATCTCTAAGTTCCTGTGCTTCTTCCGCCGTAAGTGGCTTTGCTTTTGACAACGATAAGGAAAGGTCACGAAGTTTACTTGCCATTCGTAACCTTCTGCTTATCGCCTCTGATGACATGTCAACCTGCTTCATTTTCTAACCTCTCAATGTCAGTGAGATCTTGAGAACGTCCAGCTTGCCTTTTCATCTTTATCAGCCCATTTCGAGACACGATAGGAATGACTTCACCTTCAACTTCCTTCCATTCGCGTTCTTCCCATACATCTTCGACATGCTGCGTGACCAATAATAGATCGAGTGAGATGACATCTTCACCGACGATCTTTGAAACGCGTCTGATCTCAACTGTTCTTTCTTTGAACGACATATCGAGGCCGCGAATGTCGAACCCGACTTTAGCCGCAGCTTCGTAAGCCCTTTCCAGCGATTCTTCTCTGATAAGAAAGTCAATATCCTGAGTAGCTCTCGTAAATCCATGAGCAGCAACGGCAAGTCCACCACATAAAGCAAACTCGATCTCGCGGTCGTTAAACTCTGCAACAAGCTGTAAAAGTTCTTCGACAAGTATCGACATCATCGTTAGCTTACCACAGCCGGCGGCTCCATCACCGCACCGCACTCCTTGCACGTCCGCAGCTTTTCCGAACCATAGAATTTCTTAAACACACCCTGAAACTGCGTAGTAATATCCCCGAGCTGAAAATACTCTTCATAGAGCTTTTCGTTGCAGTTT from Acidobacteriota bacterium includes the following:
- a CDS encoding nucleotidyltransferase: MMSILVEELLQLVAEFNDREIEFALCGGLAVAAHGFTRATQDIDFLIREESLERAYEAAAKVGFDIRGLDMSFKERTVEIRRVSKIVGEDVISLDLLLVTQHVEDVWEEREWKEVEGEVIPIVSRNGLIKMKRQAGRSQDLTDIERLENEAG